In Vigna angularis cultivar LongXiaoDou No.4 chromosome 8, ASM1680809v1, whole genome shotgun sequence, the DNA window TTTCCATCCAGAGGTGGATTCTTTGCAATAAGACCTTCTGTGCTGGTTCTGAGAGTCAACAGATAGACAGTTTCCAGCATATCTAACAACTCTACTGTCAGATGTATTCGCCAAGCAAGAAGGAAGTCCACCACTTAGCTTGTTACGAGAAATGTCCACAAACCCAAGTTTGCTACCACAGTTAAGTTTGTCTGGGAGGGTCCCACTTAGCACATTGCTTGCCAGATTCAAATAACTTATTTCTGGCAGAGAAAACAAGGCAGATGGGGGTGTCTTACTGAGAAAATTTGAAGAAAGATCAAGATGTTGAAGCTGATCCAGTTCTTGAAACTGCTTAGGTATCTCTCCTGAAAATGAGTTATTGCTAAGCAGCACAGTGACCACATATTTTGGCAACAATGGTAGTTCAGATTCTAAATGGTTTTCTCTTAAATCCAGAACATGTAGGCCAGTGAGAGAACTGAGACCAGGCAGGTCACCAGACAACTCATTGTGGGACAAGGAAATAACTTCAAGTGTCTTAATATTTCCCAGTGAGGAGGGGAATGAACCCTTTAAGCCATTGCTCTTCATACTCAAGATATTCAGATTGGACAGAGAATCAAAGGAATCGGGCATAGTGGTGTTAAAATAATTGTCATCAAGGGTCAGTGTGTGAAGCGTTACCATTGTGGATATTTTAGGTGGAATGGCTCCAAATAAGAAATTGGAACTCAAGTCCAAAACTTGAAGCAAAGTGAAACTGTGAATCTTATCAGGAAGTGGCCCCCAAATCCCCAAGGACACCAAGCTAAGAACCCTTAAGGTGGTCAACTCTGTCAAAGTGATGAAAAAGGAATCAATGGAGAAATTCATGGATAGAGTGTGATTAGGAACTGGATATCCATTGAACCGTGGTGGCTTCGAAGATTTTTCACCCGTAATTTTAAGCTCGGTTACCTCATCATCTTCACATTTAATGCTCAGGTTTGCAGATGGAGAGAGCGTACAAAGGTCCCCCTGGTAATATTGCCATATCTGTAAAGAGGAGGGATACTCTAGATGAACTCTTAACTGCAGCAATGCTTGTGTCTGAGCAGCTTGTAACTCATAAGTGTTTGGGATGAAAAAGAACCATGAAAGAACAACAAGATAAAGGTAGCAAAACTGTCTCATTGTACCACCTTGGAACATAACGCATCAGATTTGATGAATGCCCAAAGACTCAAAACAGATCCTTCAAACCTCAAAGAAGTCAAAAGTAGACCACCCTGAAGAAATTTCTGTTGAACAGCGAAGATTCTAAATTGCACTTGCGGTTACAGTTTCGCCACACAGTtcttgaaattaaaagaaatcacAGACAAACACAGCCCATGCGACCACAGTTGCAATGCCAGAGACCCTAAAAACCATAACTTTATCGCAGAAATTTGAAGATATCATAGACAAACACAACTAAGACAGTCACAATTATAGCCCCAGAGACTCCAAAAACTTTCAAACAGAGTGACCGAAATCACATTCACACACCCTTTTTATCAAAACCCTGTCAACGGTTTCGATCACAGCATCAACAACTCTAACTTTACAATTAAAGAGAACCAACAAGGAAAAAGAGGAAACTTGGACATTGTTCACGGACTTGGGTTTGTAAAATCTTTAACTTTAAACCATGGAGCACCTGCACCTGCACCTGTCgggagaaagaaagaagaacccATTTATTGGTAGGTGAATGAATGCAGAGGGTAACAGAGCAGAACAGGGGAAACAGGACCTTGGTAAGTGTAACAATGGAAGGGCACAAATTGCGGCTTCAATGAATGGTGAACGTGTGTTGAAATGGGACAAAACAAGTGAGGTAGTTGAAAATGTGATAGTCTGGTGACTGAGAAAGGCATTTATTTTGGTGTTTGAAGTGGCGTTGCTGCCATTAATGGGGTCGGTAACTATTGGAGAGAAGGTGAAGGACAGAGGAGATAGCAGAGCAGGGTCATAGCTTCAAAAAGATAATGCAGTACAGAATCTCTATccactaataatatatatattttctctctcCTAATTTTCAAATCACGTTATGACATTacttaattacttttataacatattttcattaattcatGACATATTAATACTttgtattcttattttaaaattttcatttattatatttaaaattgaagtaCTTAGGTAAGACTTTGAAATCATTAAATACGAATATTTCCATATTAAATCAAGCGAGATAAACTttgttcattttaaatatttactatttttttaatagaaacatATCAATTTATAGAAGATGCTTTAGAAGAGAAACAATTAATGTTCTTAACTATAAAGCTCTCTCGTGAAATCCCAATTGTCTGCTTgcaatttaatttctatataatttttgtgtctTAAATATCGGGCGAGTAAggtatatttatataaataataataataataataataataataataataataataataaatatacaattttttataatattatccttttttaataagaaaaattataagaattatTGAAAACCGGAAACAGTGGTTAGTTTGAATTACAAGAAACTAGAATTATAGTTAATTTGGGGTGGAggaaatattcattttaacgtacagaaaagtttattttagaaaataaatgtctaaacaaaattaacaactCAAAAGTTATGTTtccttatattttttgttttctaatttttaaaatttaagtagtTTTAGAAAGTAGAAATAAGAAAgaatgatgaaaagaaaaaagacagaaaaatatgaaatcaaTATCAATATTGTGCTGAACATTTTGATATTGTAGTTTTGTTTAAGTTTGTTAGGTGGATAATGTGATTGTATCTTTTGTTAAGGTGAAtgtttaggttcaagtgtttaGGCTGATGTTTGTAGGTTCATGGAATGGATGATGTATCAGTCTCTATTATAAAGAGTTGAAATGAAGAATCTGATTTCGTTATGgaatgttcaatttagtcctccttttaattaaaaaatgtgcaATGTGGTGCATAATGTATATGACTATGATACATATGAAGGATACCTGACATAATATAGTAATAGAAGTGttataaatcatttaataaCATAAGATTATGACGtaataacataataacattATAAGAAATGCATCATCAAAGTGCTTAATATCAATACATTTAATGTAAGTGCTTAATATTAGTACATATACATCATCAAAGTACTTAATTAAAGTTGATCAAATTACATCACCATCAAAGTACATAATTAAAGTGGTTAATATCAGTACAAAATACATCCAAATTTTCCCAATGAAAGCAAATAAATTAACATCTAAAtagtttttcttcttatatctAACATTTTCCTTCTCATTGGTGGACTTAACTCTGGAATGGATTCTTGAGTTGCTTGTGGTGGCTAAGGGGATTTGGGACCTGGTGACTGTGATGTTAGAGGGGATTAGGGAGGAGATTGGGGACTTGGTTGTTATGATGGTAAAGGGGATTGGGTACTTGCTGGCTGTGATGATAGAGGGGATTGAGTTCTTGGTGGCTGTGATGGTACAGGAGATTTGGTAGTTTGTGGTTGTGATGGTTCTATGATGTCAAGACGTAAAGGACAATGATTTTTATTATGCCCAACTTCACTGTAGATGCTACATTTCTTTCTATGGCCACCAACACTCATTTGGGTCTAA includes these proteins:
- the LOC108346144 gene encoding probable inactive leucine-rich repeat receptor-like protein kinase At3g03770; the encoded protein is MFQGGTMRQFCYLYLVVLSWFFFIPNTYELQAAQTQALLQLRVHLEYPSSLQIWQYYQGDLCTLSPSANLSIKCEDDEVTELKITGEKSSKPPRFNGYPVPNHTLSMNFSIDSFFITLTELTTLRVLSLVSLGIWGPLPDKIHSFTLLQVLDLSSNFLFGAIPPKISTMVTLHTLTLDDNYFNTTMPDSFDSLSNLNILSMKSNGLKGSFPSSLGNIKTLEVISLSHNELSGDLPGLSSLTGLHVLDLRENHLESELPLLPKYVVTVLLSNNSFSGEIPKQFQELDQLQHLDLSSNFLSKTPPSALFSLPEISYLNLASNVLSGTLPDKLNCGSKLGFVDISRNKLSGGLPSCLANTSDSRVVRYAGNCLSVDSQNQHRRSYCKESTSGWKSFKTWELAVVMAIVVVLVLVVLVSSVFLWKKYHSRKTTGQDNSSIAVPSEILANARFISQTVKLGTQTIPTCRQFSIEELKEATKNFDLSTYIGQGSMGKMYKGKLENGSYVAIRSLALSKKCSIQTLRAKLDLLSKLHHPNLVSLLGHCIDGGGQDDSNSHKLHLVYEYVPNGNYHAHLSEFSVGKALKWSDRLAILIGVAKAVHFLHTGVIPGCFSNLLKTKNVLLDEYCIPKLSDYGMSIITEEIEKFEAKGEKSKPCLRTKADDDVYNFGFILFESLVGPIACDRGETFFLNEKASFGSQDGRRKIVDPIVLTTCSQESLSIAISITTKCISPESSLRPSFEDVLWNLQYAAQVQATADADHKSD